One window of Candidatus Methanoperedens sp. genomic DNA carries:
- a CDS encoding V-type ATP synthase subunit F → MEIAIVGNSDFVIGFRLAGIRKTYDASAGELEAKIQSVLKDKNVGILVVHNDDMKKLSLNMQKTLDDSVEPTVIAIGGKGESTNLREKIKQAVGVDLWK, encoded by the coding sequence ATGGAAATTGCAATTGTAGGAAACAGTGATTTTGTGATAGGTTTCAGGCTTGCAGGCATACGAAAAACCTATGACGCATCTGCGGGCGAGCTTGAAGCTAAAATACAGAGCGTATTGAAGGACAAAAACGTGGGAATTCTCGTTGTTCATAATGATGATATGAAAAAGTTGTCCCTGAACATGCAAAAAACCTTGGATGATTCGGTTGAGCCCACGGTGATAGCTATCGGCGGCAAGGGTGAGAGCACGAACCTGAGAGAAAAAATAAAGCAGGCGGTAGGTGTTGATCTCTGGAAGTAA
- a CDS encoding V-type ATP synthase subunit I, translating to MLKPTKMTRVAIAGTKDLMEATISTLHRLNALHVTDYSEETESFKIGKPLKPASKLSEYLLTLRAISNQLGVREKEPGLKQSSKELPSQIDEKITKLQKEVSARSDELRSIEFKIKEKEDLIFSVKPLFELPLALDAYAGYETLKVYTGYIEGDLEPGLTKITNNYELFTGEYEKRKVFALFIPAVFVDEVQKLLQEERSYVELKVPELKGNPPVILDELTKEVSILKEKHASIKSELDNIKKEYSEFIMAADEYLSIETQKAEAPLRFAMSPNAFIIDGWVPSRKYDEIEKELQESTGGLAYLTKIEEEVKEEEIPIELENPLAARPFELLIDTFATPKYREIDPSILIFITFPLFYAIMLGDVGYGIIVAALAIVIKNKFKTGGLNALALILFLCAVFSVIFGVIYGEFFGFPLFNVVVKGELEHGIFGIAGPTIAGIHIPVQRFESVQPLLLITFLLGIMHVLLGLVIGFRNITIEHGLKHAIYEKGSWMAILIGGVAAIARLMPALISKSPVRLDDPFFAGGIGLALIGIILLIKGEGFISIMELPTLLSNILSYARILAIGLSSAGIALAVNTLSMNLFISPGGHLLGKGIGFALVGVIILFIGHLINLLLGILGPGLHSLRLQYVEFFTKFYEGGGTKYSPFGYNRKYTEE from the coding sequence ATGCTTAAACCCACAAAAATGACAAGGGTAGCCATCGCAGGCACAAAAGACCTTATGGAAGCCACGATATCCACCCTTCACAGGTTAAACGCGCTGCATGTCACCGATTATTCAGAGGAGACAGAAAGTTTCAAGATCGGAAAACCCCTGAAGCCCGCCTCCAAGCTTTCGGAGTATCTCCTTACGCTGCGGGCAATATCAAACCAGCTCGGGGTAAGGGAAAAAGAACCGGGGTTAAAGCAGAGCTCGAAGGAATTGCCCTCCCAGATCGATGAAAAAATCACAAAGCTTCAAAAAGAAGTCTCAGCCCGTTCCGATGAATTAAGGAGCATAGAATTTAAGATCAAGGAAAAAGAAGACCTGATATTTTCTGTTAAACCCTTATTCGAGCTTCCTTTAGCTCTGGATGCGTATGCGGGTTATGAGACATTGAAAGTCTATACGGGATATATCGAAGGAGACCTGGAACCAGGGCTCACCAAAATAACGAATAACTATGAACTATTCACAGGGGAATACGAAAAAAGAAAGGTATTCGCGCTCTTTATTCCCGCGGTATTCGTTGATGAGGTTCAAAAACTCCTTCAGGAAGAGCGCTCGTATGTGGAATTAAAGGTCCCCGAGCTAAAAGGGAATCCGCCGGTTATACTCGATGAACTCACAAAAGAGGTTTCTATTCTCAAGGAGAAACATGCCTCCATAAAATCAGAGCTTGATAACATCAAGAAAGAGTATTCAGAATTCATAATGGCAGCGGATGAATACCTCTCCATCGAAACACAGAAGGCTGAAGCGCCTCTGCGGTTTGCCATGAGCCCCAATGCCTTCATCATTGACGGATGGGTGCCTTCAAGAAAATACGATGAAATAGAAAAGGAATTGCAGGAAAGCACCGGAGGGCTGGCTTACCTGACAAAAATCGAAGAGGAAGTAAAAGAGGAAGAAATACCCATCGAGCTTGAAAACCCCTTGGCTGCAAGGCCGTTTGAACTGTTGATTGACACGTTTGCAACTCCGAAATACAGGGAGATCGACCCGTCAATCCTGATTTTCATTACATTCCCTCTTTTTTATGCAATTATGCTTGGAGATGTTGGTTATGGCATTATCGTAGCAGCTCTTGCGATTGTAATCAAAAATAAATTCAAAACCGGTGGGCTCAATGCACTTGCGTTGATATTGTTCCTCTGTGCAGTGTTTTCAGTCATATTCGGTGTCATATACGGAGAATTTTTTGGTTTTCCGCTTTTCAACGTGGTAGTAAAGGGAGAACTGGAACACGGGATTTTCGGAATAGCAGGTCCCACCATTGCAGGAATCCATATACCAGTCCAGAGGTTTGAATCCGTACAGCCGCTGCTTCTGATAACGTTTCTTTTAGGAATAATGCATGTTCTTCTCGGACTCGTCATAGGGTTTAGGAATATCACAATAGAGCATGGATTAAAGCATGCCATTTATGAGAAAGGAAGCTGGATGGCGATATTAATCGGCGGAGTCGCAGCCATAGCAAGATTAATGCCGGCTTTAATCTCAAAGTCGCCTGTCAGGTTGGACGATCCTTTTTTTGCCGGAGGAATTGGACTCGCTTTAATAGGGATAATACTTTTGATAAAAGGTGAAGGATTCATCTCCATAATGGAGTTACCCACGCTGCTGAGCAATATCCTTTCATACGCAAGGATACTTGCAATCGGATTATCCTCGGCAGGAATAGCTCTTGCAGTAAACACACTTTCCATGAACCTGTTCATCAGCCCTGGTGGACATTTGCTCGGAAAGGGAATTGGATTTGCGCTGGTTGGTGTGATTATTCTCTTCATCGGTCATCTAATAAACCTGCTGCTGGGGATTCTGGGTCCAGGGCTTCACTCACTCAGGCTTCAGTACGTGGAATTTTTCACTAAATTTTATGAAGGCGGAGGTACCAAGTACAGCCCCTTTGGTTATAATAGAAAATATACGGAGGAATAA
- a CDS encoding V-type ATP synthase subunit E, whose translation MGLDAIVGEIKAKGRAEADKISEETSFEVSKIIAEAQASASKLKAAKEEAVRKEIDRLRQQELSSANLEVKKGILNARKEILDEVFEAAKEAVKKLPAEKNQKLLKSIIEKNQNNNARIYSRSKDKQVVKKLTKLEHAAEIDCIGGVVIENVDGTEVLDFKYDTILKNVSEQSLKQVSDILFG comes from the coding sequence ATGGGACTTGATGCGATAGTTGGAGAAATTAAGGCTAAGGGCAGGGCAGAGGCAGATAAGATAAGCGAAGAGACCTCTTTTGAAGTTTCGAAGATTATTGCAGAGGCGCAAGCCAGCGCTTCTAAGCTCAAAGCTGCAAAAGAAGAAGCAGTCAGGAAAGAAATAGATAGGCTGCGGCAGCAGGAACTATCCAGTGCAAATCTTGAAGTCAAAAAAGGGATACTCAACGCACGAAAAGAGATTCTTGACGAAGTATTTGAGGCTGCTAAAGAAGCGGTGAAAAAGCTCCCTGCTGAAAAAAACCAGAAGCTTCTGAAATCGATTATAGAAAAAAACCAGAACAATAACGCCAGGATATATTCGAGAAGCAAAGACAAGCAGGTGGTCAAAAAACTTACAAAACTTGAGCATGCAGCTGAGATTGACTGTATCGGCGGCGTTGTTATAGAGAATGTGGATGGGACAGAAGTCCTGGACTTCAAGTACGATACGATTTTAAAAAATGTCAGTGAGCAGTCATTGAAGCAGGTTTCTGATATCTTGTTCGGGTGA
- a CDS encoding V-type ATP synthase subunit C: MGVSDGAKYAYIVARVRAMKSKLIPREMYPKFLNMEIPEITRFIGESEYKKDVDELGKKYRGTDLFEHALNQNLALTYRKLIEVSQNEANFLITEYLRYWDIWNIKTIIRGKFSGASEEEILESVVSAGQVRYRDLSEIVKIGTVEGVIAAFAKTPYYPALEGYKGVLADIENNLDKMYYSSLIKAVAATGNKLFLKFLKTEIDLKNLKILFRMKRAAMERDSIMKMLIPGGMELKEADLARLAAMPLVEFVRALEDYSYWKAISDISDQLTSLINIETRLDKYGLVYASKISYYYPLSILPVLDYILSKKIEVDNLRIIVRGKETMLPEEIIKAHLVM; this comes from the coding sequence ATGGGAGTTTCAGACGGCGCCAAATATGCATATATCGTAGCCAGAGTCCGGGCTATGAAAAGCAAACTAATTCCAAGGGAGATGTACCCCAAATTCCTCAACATGGAAATACCCGAGATAACCCGGTTTATTGGGGAATCAGAGTATAAAAAAGATGTCGATGAACTTGGGAAAAAGTACCGCGGTACCGACCTTTTTGAACACGCCCTGAACCAGAATTTAGCCCTGACCTACCGCAAATTAATAGAAGTGTCGCAGAATGAAGCCAACTTTTTGATCACCGAATATCTGCGCTACTGGGATATCTGGAATATAAAAACCATTATCAGGGGAAAATTTTCAGGTGCAAGCGAGGAGGAAATCCTTGAAAGTGTAGTCTCTGCAGGGCAAGTGAGGTACAGGGATTTGAGCGAGATTGTAAAGATCGGCACGGTTGAGGGCGTAATCGCAGCCTTTGCAAAAACACCGTATTATCCTGCACTTGAAGGGTATAAAGGAGTTTTAGCTGACATAGAGAATAACCTGGACAAGATGTATTATTCCAGCCTCATTAAAGCGGTCGCAGCCACGGGGAATAAATTGTTCTTAAAATTCCTGAAGACCGAAATAGACCTGAAAAACCTTAAAATCCTTTTCAGGATGAAACGCGCAGCTATGGAACGCGATAGTATAATGAAGATGCTTATACCGGGCGGCATGGAACTAAAAGAGGCTGACCTTGCCAGACTTGCAGCCATGCCCCTTGTCGAATTCGTACGCGCTCTTGAGGATTATTCTTACTGGAAAGCAATATCCGACATCAGCGATCAACTGACTTCTCTCATAAATATCGAAACCCGGCTTGATAAATATGGTCTTGTCTATGCTTCCAAGATATCGTATTACTACCCGCTTTCAATCCTTCCTGTTCTTGACTACATATTAAGCAAGAAGATCGAAGTAGATAACCTCAGGATAATCGTGCGCGGAAAAGAGACGATGCTTCCCGAAGAGATAATAAAAGCACACCTGGTGATGTAG
- a CDS encoding V-type ATP synthase subunit K translates to MVDPSQMGFVAVGAGLAVGLAGIGAGLGEQAIGAAAVGAMAEDEKFFGKGLLMTVIPESIVIFGLVVALILLFVF, encoded by the coding sequence ATGGTAGATCCATCACAAATGGGATTTGTAGCAGTCGGAGCAGGACTGGCAGTAGGACTCGCAGGCATAGGCGCGGGTCTCGGTGAACAGGCAATTGGTGCGGCAGCAGTGGGAGCAATGGCTGAAGATGAGAAGTTTTTCGGTAAGGGCTTGCTGATGACCGTTATCCCGGAATCAATCGTCATATTCGGTCTGGTAGTAGCGTTGATACTGCTGTTCGTGTTCTAG
- the ahaH gene encoding ATP synthase archaeal subunit H, whose product MTRAEILSEIKNAEEEAKNFVAQANEARNQRISEAKAKAREFIKKAEEEALKLAAGEMGKAREIIKEEKEKLIQKGALEAQEIKKKAKKNTSKATKFILTEFERAAADA is encoded by the coding sequence ATGACACGGGCTGAAATTTTATCTGAGATTAAGAATGCAGAAGAAGAGGCTAAAAATTTTGTCGCACAGGCAAACGAAGCCAGAAACCAGAGGATTTCCGAAGCAAAAGCGAAAGCCAGGGAGTTTATCAAAAAAGCCGAAGAAGAAGCCCTTAAGTTAGCTGCCGGCGAGATGGGCAAAGCACGGGAAATCATCAAAGAAGAAAAAGAAAAGCTCATACAAAAAGGCGCTCTGGAAGCCCAGGAAATCAAAAAGAAGGCAAAAAAGAATACTTCAAAAGCTACAAAATTCATTTTAACCGAGTTCGAGAGGGCTGCAGCAGATGCTTAA
- a CDS encoding Ig-like domain-containing protein produces the protein MNRKKISLGLLFLITALVVLPGASATPTYYGVLQSIYGGPTTCQLDCHTSTNGPPPFTTYGSLFSANASHFTDPTGVLKAIGPPLTSITVTPATAPLSVGGSQTFTAATLDPFGNSITATVTWTSSNTAVGTINPTTGVFTAVGAGTATITATGGGTGSGTITGNATATVSAPAPTLTLTLNTTVDGTSTPLVTNITSAVLLNTAGATVATATLPDTMTAQFSLSGITPGDYFIKVNGHAGALVPTRIDSTASSISQSVGLRLRNSVIGNISNPTLYRIKSYPSEIASSHAVVNYTTGLNETIYNFVIVSNSTSKIEVRVLGTDALMSSFSTTQINHDGYTDAITGLPVSFQIWILGDVKNPADPNGVAFLGNHGHLYNASTDPTTFVCSGCHPSLGTKPATFPPLTGFGQTGWCFRCHNGPGGPGQGFVDPLGLAPSVTPTPILVSAITPTSRNAVVGTPVTLFMSVINGGTATATNVGITQASSLPVTVSYTPWNGTAFTGPANTPVNIAGNNGVANFVLTINATSAFSSSSLTFNVSGTNAAAAPISGVNTLTVAATTPSAALADVIMISTNLNVSTAVNTPTFFAVATSNVGVSATGVSLTVVVPNTITGLATQVNQTNPITGAIIGPATGLTINAGAQPSFGVFLTPTQKINFDPTNNRTTLLLKDGSGNVIGAQSVAVSTT, from the coding sequence AAAATTAGTTTAGGGCTATTGTTTTTAATAACGGCTCTAGTAGTTTTGCCAGGAGCATCAGCAACTCCTACGTACTATGGGGTTCTGCAATCAATATACGGTGGGCCTACCACATGCCAACTTGATTGTCACACATCAACAAATGGACCGCCGCCATTTACCACTTATGGAAGTTTGTTTTCGGCTAATGCTAGCCATTTCACTGATCCAACAGGAGTATTAAAAGCCATTGGCCCCCCACTGACCTCAATAACAGTCACACCAGCAACAGCACCGCTGTCCGTTGGCGGAAGTCAGACCTTCACGGCAGCTACGCTTGACCCATTCGGTAATTCGATTACTGCAACTGTAACATGGACGAGCAGCAACACAGCAGTAGGCACCATCAATCCAACTACAGGTGTGTTCACAGCGGTTGGAGCAGGAACTGCCACCATAACCGCAACTGGTGGCGGTACTGGTAGCGGAACTATTACCGGAAATGCAACAGCAACAGTATCAGCGCCAGCGCCCACACTGACCCTCACCCTGAACACCACCGTGGACGGCACGAGTACCCCACTGGTGACCAATATCACAAGTGCAGTGCTTCTTAACACAGCGGGCGCTACTGTTGCAACAGCAACATTGCCAGACACCATGACAGCGCAGTTCAGCCTGAGCGGCATAACTCCTGGCGACTACTTCATCAAGGTGAATGGTCATGCAGGCGCCCTCGTGCCTACGCGCATCGACAGCACTGCATCAAGCATCTCCCAGTCCGTGGGATTGAGGCTGCGGAACAGCGTCATCGGCAACATTTCAAATCCGACGTTATACAGGATCAAGTCGTACCCGTCAGAGATTGCCAGCAGCCACGCGGTCGTGAATTATACCACAGGCTTGAATGAAACAATCTATAACTTCGTAATTGTTTCGAACAGTACCAGTAAGATTGAGGTGCGTGTGCTCGGCACGGACGCACTAATGAGCAGCTTTTCGACCACCCAAATTAACCACGACGGTTATACTGACGCTATAACAGGTTTGCCGGTTTCATTCCAGATATGGATTCTTGGAGACGTCAAAAATCCAGCAGATCCAAATGGAGTAGCATTCCTTGGCAACCACGGTCATCTCTACAATGCTTCAACAGATCCCACAACATTCGTTTGCAGTGGATGCCACCCCAGCCTTGGCACAAAGCCAGCTACCTTCCCGCCTCTCACGGGTTTTGGTCAGACCGGCTGGTGCTTCAGGTGCCACAACGGTCCAGGCGGCCCAGGTCAAGGGTTTGTCGATCCGCTTGGACTGGCTCCGAGTGTGACACCGACACCGATACTGGTATCAGCCATAACGCCGACCAGCAGGAATGCAGTGGTAGGCACACCGGTGACGCTATTCATGTCAGTGATTAACGGTGGAACAGCAACAGCCACCAACGTGGGCATCACACAGGCATCCAGCTTACCAGTAACTGTAAGCTATACGCCATGGAACGGAACAGCATTCACAGGTCCAGCAAATACACCAGTGAACATAGCTGGAAACAACGGAGTGGCAAACTTTGTGCTGACCATCAATGCAACATCAGCGTTCAGCAGTTCGTCGCTGACCTTCAACGTGTCAGGCACCAATGCGGCAGCAGCTCCGATAAGTGGAGTGAATACGCTGACAGTGGCAGCAACAACACCAAGTGCAGCCCTGGCGGATGTCATTATGATATCCACAAACCTGAATGTAAGCACAGCGGTCAATACACCCACATTCTTTGCAGTAGCTACATCGAATGTCGGTGTCAGTGCAACTGGTGTAAGCCTTACTGTGGTCGTACCAAATACGATAACAGGACTGGCAACCCAGGTGAACCAGACCAATCCAATAACCGGAGCCATCATCGGTCCGGCGACCGGATTGACCATTAACGCTGGCGCTCAGCCGAGCTTTGGAGTGTTCCTGACACCAACACAGAAGATAAACTTCGATCCAACAAACAACAGGACAACACTGCTGTTAAAGGATGGCAGCGGCAACGTAATCGGAGCCCAGTCAGTGGCAGTATCCACAACGTAA